A window from Comamonas odontotermitis encodes these proteins:
- a CDS encoding SPFH and helix-turn-helix domain-containing protein, with product MNLMNIITKQLIEIIEWTDDSRDTLSYRWPDEDKEIKNGAQLIVRESQQVQFVSEGQFADLFGPGRHQLTTQNIPILSTLRGWKYGFNSPFKCDVYYINTRLFTGNKWGTSNPVMMRDKDFGVVRMRAFGTYDFRIVNPAKFLKEVAGTDQNFRIDEFADTMRSRIVSIFSEALAKAQVPVLDVAQRYSELGDALLQLINPAVTEKYGLEITSFLLENVSVPPEVEEAIDKRSSMSAIGNLNDYVKYQMGQAMANGGEGAAAATIPATMAMGFGMAQEMMKGMQQPAGGAATDPFSPAAAQAAQAAQAPAVGGGVQVLTPEQAAQVLGVTVQDVVAELESGALKGRKIGSAWRISQESLNEFLRGG from the coding sequence ATGAACCTCATGAATATCATCACCAAGCAACTGATCGAGATCATCGAGTGGACCGATGATTCGCGCGACACCTTGTCGTATCGCTGGCCTGATGAAGACAAGGAAATCAAGAATGGCGCACAGCTGATCGTGCGCGAGTCGCAGCAGGTGCAGTTTGTCTCCGAAGGCCAGTTTGCCGACCTGTTCGGCCCCGGCCGCCACCAGCTGACGACGCAGAACATCCCGATCCTGTCCACGCTGCGGGGCTGGAAGTACGGCTTCAACTCGCCCTTCAAGTGCGATGTCTATTACATCAACACCCGCCTTTTCACCGGCAACAAATGGGGTACCTCCAACCCCGTGATGATGCGCGACAAGGATTTCGGTGTGGTGCGCATGCGCGCCTTCGGCACCTATGATTTCCGCATCGTGAATCCGGCGAAGTTCCTCAAGGAAGTGGCAGGTACCGACCAGAACTTCCGCATCGACGAATTTGCCGACACCATGCGCTCGCGCATCGTCAGCATCTTCAGCGAAGCCCTGGCCAAGGCCCAGGTGCCGGTGCTCGATGTCGCGCAGCGCTATTCCGAACTGGGCGATGCGCTGCTGCAGCTGATCAACCCCGCCGTCACCGAAAAATATGGCCTGGAGATCACCAGCTTCCTGCTGGAAAACGTGTCGGTGCCGCCTGAAGTGGAAGAGGCCATCGACAAGCGCTCGTCGATGAGCGCCATCGGCAACTTGAACGACTACGTGAAGTACCAGATGGGCCAGGCCATGGCCAATGGCGGCGAAGGTGCGGCTGCGGCCACCATTCCCGCCACCATGGCCATGGGCTTTGGCATGGCGCAGGAGATGATGAAGGGTATGCAGCAACCCGCAGGCGGCGCTGCCACCGATCCCTTCTCGCCCGCTGCAGCGCAGGCTGCCCAGGCGGCGCAAGCCCCTGCTGTGGGTGGCGGCGTGCAGGTGCTCACCCCCGAGCAGGCCGCGCAGGTGCTGGGGGTGACGGTGCAGGATGTGGTGGCCGAGCTGGAATCGGGCGCGCTCAAGGGCCGCAAGATCGGCAGCGCCTGGCGTATCTCGCAGGAGTCGTTGAACGAATTCCTGCGCGGTGGGTAA
- a CDS encoding TFIIB-type zinc ribbon-containing protein has translation MVAKHVCPECGGNLEWDAKAQSLKCPYCGTVVPWSEEQQKQLGGDIVEQDLAAALANPATGRGWGDARREYQCQNCRAISVFVDGRVAARCDFCGSPAIQAHEERNDAITPQSLLPFKISDGQVRDLIRKWYGSRWFAPNKLKNAALTDTLKGIYLPYWTFDARVQAQWRADAGYYYYMTEQYRDSNGNISTRQVQHVRWEPAAGSLQHFFDDELVAGTVGVHPALLHKVEPFPTTTDLKPYSPEFVRGWTVERYQVDLRRAADVNEGDMDQQVQSLCAQQVPGDTYRNLQVQRAYQGRTFKHVLVPVWLVSYTYGAKSYQIVANGYTGQIAGEQPYSWVKIAFAVLCAIILIGIFLSLSQN, from the coding sequence ATGGTGGCCAAGCATGTCTGCCCCGAGTGCGGCGGCAATCTGGAATGGGATGCCAAGGCGCAATCGCTCAAGTGTCCCTACTGCGGCACTGTGGTGCCCTGGAGCGAGGAGCAGCAAAAGCAGCTGGGTGGCGACATCGTCGAGCAAGACCTGGCTGCGGCGCTGGCAAACCCCGCCACTGGGCGCGGCTGGGGAGACGCGCGACGCGAGTACCAGTGCCAGAACTGCCGGGCGATTTCGGTTTTTGTTGATGGCCGGGTGGCTGCGCGCTGTGACTTCTGCGGCTCTCCCGCGATCCAGGCGCATGAAGAGCGCAACGACGCCATCACGCCGCAAAGCCTGCTGCCATTCAAGATCAGCGACGGCCAGGTGCGCGATTTGATCCGCAAGTGGTATGGCAGCCGCTGGTTTGCGCCGAACAAGCTCAAGAATGCGGCGCTGACCGATACGCTCAAGGGCATCTACCTGCCGTACTGGACGTTCGACGCCCGTGTGCAGGCCCAGTGGCGTGCAGATGCCGGTTACTACTATTACATGACCGAGCAGTACCGCGACAGCAATGGCAACATCAGCACCCGCCAGGTGCAGCATGTGCGCTGGGAGCCAGCGGCAGGCAGCCTGCAGCATTTCTTCGATGACGAATTGGTGGCAGGCACGGTGGGCGTACACCCTGCGCTGCTGCACAAGGTGGAGCCTTTTCCCACCACCACCGATCTGAAGCCGTATTCGCCCGAGTTCGTGCGTGGCTGGACGGTGGAGCGTTACCAGGTGGATCTGCGCCGGGCTGCCGATGTGAACGAAGGCGATATGGACCAGCAGGTGCAGTCGCTGTGCGCGCAGCAGGTGCCGGGCGATACGTACCGCAATCTGCAGGTGCAGCGCGCCTACCAGGGCCGTACCTTCAAGCACGTGCTGGTGCCGGTGTGGCTGGTCAGCTATACCTATGGCGCCAAAAGCTACCAGATCGTGGCCAATGGCTACACCGGCCAGATTGCGGGCGAGCAGCCGTACAGCTGGGTGAAGATTGCGTTTGCGGTGCTGTGCGCAATCATCCTGATCGGAATTTTTCTGTCTTTGTCACAAAACTGA
- a CDS encoding glycine zipper domain-containing protein, whose product MKKFAITIASVVLAVSGLSACSSNPTNAQLGTGIGAVAGGVLGDAVFGSTLGTIGGAAAGAYFGNQVGDNMDGKRRR is encoded by the coding sequence ATGAAAAAATTTGCTATCACCATTGCATCTGTTGTTCTGGCCGTATCGGGGCTGAGCGCCTGCTCCAGCAACCCTACCAATGCACAACTCGGTACCGGCATCGGCGCCGTGGCTGGCGGTGTGCTGGGTGACGCGGTATTTGGCTCCACCCTGGGCACCATTGGTGGCGCCGCAGCAGGTGCCTATTTCGGCAACCAGGTGGGTGACAACATGGACGGCAAACGCCGCCGCTAA
- a CDS encoding CinA family protein, producing the protein MSTTAALLSKDALPTREYVAQLAHALTHRGWLMATAESCTGGLISGACTERPGSSQWLDCGFVTYSNRAKSAMLDVPAALIATHGAVSEPVARAMAQGAVVQSQAQVSVAVTGVAGPDGGSAAKPVGTVWFGWQVAGRLHSEAMHFEGDRHSIRQQTVQHALRRLLALVEAADAHAG; encoded by the coding sequence ATGAGTACCACCGCTGCCTTGCTATCCAAAGATGCGCTGCCAACGCGCGAATACGTTGCGCAACTGGCCCATGCCCTGACGCACAGGGGCTGGCTGATGGCGACCGCCGAGAGCTGCACCGGAGGCCTGATCTCCGGTGCCTGCACCGAGCGGCCCGGCTCCAGCCAGTGGCTCGATTGCGGCTTTGTCACCTATTCCAACCGCGCCAAATCGGCCATGCTGGATGTGCCCGCCGCCCTGATTGCCACCCACGGCGCCGTGAGCGAGCCTGTGGCACGCGCCATGGCCCAGGGCGCGGTGGTGCAATCGCAGGCCCAGGTGAGTGTGGCCGTGACCGGGGTTGCGGGGCCCGATGGCGGATCCGCCGCCAAACCCGTGGGCACCGTGTGGTTTGGCTGGCAGGTGGCCGGCAGGCTGCACAGCGAAGCCATGCATTTTGAGGGCGATCGCCACAGCATCCGCCAGCAGACCGTGCAGCACGCCTTGCGCCGCCTGCTGGCCCTGGTGGAAGCAGCGGACGCGCACGCCGGGTAA
- a CDS encoding phosphatidylglycerophosphatase A family protein: MSDTPISTPHAAPTESASPMQAPRKAGWAFMLQNPLHWIAMGFGSGLSPKAPGTVGTLWAWVAYLVLQLWLTPQAIGILIAVSIPLGWWACTATARNMGIADPGSIVWDEVVAFWIILWLVMPVGFWGQFIAFALFRYFDAAKPQPVRWADRCFKGFGWGGGWGIMWDDLVAAFCTLLVIALWRHFV, from the coding sequence ATGAGCGATACGCCAATATCCACGCCGCATGCCGCCCCGACGGAATCTGCCAGCCCCATGCAGGCCCCGCGCAAAGCCGGCTGGGCGTTCATGCTGCAGAATCCATTGCATTGGATCGCCATGGGCTTTGGCTCCGGCCTCAGCCCCAAGGCGCCTGGTACGGTGGGCACCCTGTGGGCCTGGGTGGCTTATCTGGTGCTACAGCTGTGGCTGACACCGCAGGCCATCGGCATTCTGATTGCGGTGTCCATTCCACTGGGCTGGTGGGCCTGCACGGCTACGGCCAGAAACATGGGCATTGCCGATCCGGGCAGCATCGTCTGGGATGAAGTAGTCGCCTTCTGGATCATCCTGTGGCTGGTGATGCCGGTGGGCTTCTGGGGCCAGTTCATCGCATTTGCGCTGTTCCGCTACTTTGATGCCGCCAAGCCCCAGCCCGTGCGCTGGGCCGACCGCTGCTTCAAGGGCTTTGGCTGGGGAGGCGGCTGGGGCATCATGTGGGATGATCTGGTAGCCGCGTTCTGTACGCTGCTGGTGATTGCACTGTGGAGGCATTTTGTATGA
- a CDS encoding DUF4139 domain-containing protein: protein MQRKPRQFTHATPITLAAALVAACAPAFAADPGAQVLAGAQAPISQVVLYPGVAAVERTARIHAGTRQLTFECLPAAIDVTSLQVSADAQVRIGDYKTLLQPRDVAGKSCASPLDTQIRALEDQLAAINADTGASTLVASYLQGLTQPGSEGSKPTPPSQIGATSDALRTTSRDNALRAHQLLRQKELIEEQLKPLRLERDRTGAQRAQVMRVTVQLATNADATVRLNYQVRGPSWQPSYRAQLDTAKNQVQLERQALVVQASGEDWSNVQLTLSTGQPGRNTQARLPRPWTLDVSRPRVIAAAAPPPAPAPSSAPLFEAVDAKTSAPLPELDVSSINTAYSTQFMVPYKITVPASSERITLSLGSVNQPVSLITRSTPAVEEAAYLVATLAAPPGVWPAGPVALFRDAAFVGNGQLDFGNATALAHGLSFGRDDRISVRQLPSEQDTGSGGFLANKTARKVLHRYAITNRHDSTVQLQVLEAAPVSRNDRIAVASTYRPEPRSQRWQDQAGMVEWWQPLAAGDTAEFSAQHDIRYPQDVTVEEIQ, encoded by the coding sequence ATGCAACGCAAGCCCCGGCAATTCACCCACGCCACCCCCATCACCCTGGCCGCAGCTCTGGTTGCAGCATGCGCCCCTGCATTCGCGGCTGACCCGGGCGCGCAGGTGCTGGCGGGCGCCCAGGCGCCCATCAGCCAGGTGGTGCTCTACCCCGGCGTGGCCGCAGTCGAGCGCACGGCCCGCATCCATGCAGGCACGCGCCAGCTCACATTCGAATGCCTGCCTGCCGCCATCGATGTGACCAGCCTGCAGGTCAGCGCCGATGCCCAGGTTCGCATCGGAGACTACAAAACCCTGCTCCAGCCGCGCGATGTAGCCGGAAAAAGTTGTGCCAGCCCGCTCGATACGCAGATCCGCGCGCTGGAAGACCAGCTTGCCGCGATCAATGCCGACACCGGCGCATCAACCCTGGTGGCCAGCTATCTGCAGGGCCTCACCCAGCCCGGCAGCGAAGGCAGCAAGCCCACACCGCCCAGCCAGATTGGTGCAACCAGCGACGCCCTGCGCACCACCAGCCGCGACAACGCGCTGCGCGCCCATCAATTGCTGCGCCAGAAAGAGCTGATCGAGGAACAGCTCAAACCACTGCGCCTGGAACGCGACCGCACTGGCGCACAACGCGCCCAGGTGATGCGCGTAACGGTGCAACTGGCCACCAATGCCGACGCCACCGTGCGCCTGAATTACCAGGTGCGCGGCCCCAGTTGGCAGCCCAGCTATCGGGCGCAGCTAGATACCGCCAAAAACCAGGTGCAGCTGGAGCGCCAGGCCCTGGTAGTGCAGGCCAGCGGCGAAGACTGGAGCAATGTGCAACTGACGCTGTCCACCGGCCAGCCTGGGCGCAACACGCAGGCCCGCCTGCCCCGGCCCTGGACACTGGATGTAAGCAGGCCGCGTGTCATTGCCGCTGCAGCCCCACCTCCAGCACCCGCCCCAAGCTCAGCGCCCCTGTTTGAAGCAGTAGATGCCAAAACCAGCGCGCCGCTACCGGAGCTGGATGTCTCCAGCATCAACACCGCCTACAGCACCCAGTTTATGGTGCCCTACAAGATCACCGTGCCCGCCAGCAGCGAACGCATCACCCTGTCTCTGGGCTCCGTGAATCAGCCGGTGAGCCTGATCACGCGCAGCACACCGGCGGTGGAAGAAGCGGCCTACCTGGTTGCCACCTTGGCAGCGCCCCCCGGCGTATGGCCTGCGGGCCCGGTGGCGCTGTTCCGCGACGCAGCCTTTGTCGGCAATGGCCAGCTGGATTTTGGCAATGCCACAGCACTGGCGCACGGCTTGTCGTTTGGCCGCGATGACAGGATCAGCGTGCGCCAGCTGCCTTCCGAGCAGGACACGGGCAGCGGCGGCTTTCTGGCCAACAAGACTGCACGCAAGGTGCTGCACCGCTACGCCATTACCAACCGGCATGACAGCACCGTGCAATTGCAGGTTCTGGAAGCTGCACCGGTATCGCGCAATGACAGGATCGCCGTGGCCTCCACCTACCGGCCCGAGCCGCGCAGCCAACGCTGGCAGGACCAGGCCGGCATGGTGGAGTGGTGGCAGCCGCTGGCCGCTGGCGACACGGCAGAGTTCAGCGCGCAGCATGACATCCGTTATCCGCAGGATGTGACCGTCGAAGAGATTCAATAG
- the thiL gene encoding thiamine-phosphate kinase yields the protein MGEFDLIAKYFKRPVRRAALGVGDDCALLAPVPGMQLAISCDMLVQGRHFFADVDPHALGHKALAVNLSDLAASGAAPRAFTLALALPQVEEAWLQGFAQGLFALADAHGCELIGGDTTQGPLNICITVFGDVPAGQALLRSGAQAGDDIYVSGNLGDARLALEALLGYITLPAQALAAARERLERPTPRVALGTALRGIANSALDVSDGLLGDLSHILQASQVGAEIHLEDATKLIASSALWESAVSGFDQNLLQQCTLAGGDDYELCFTAAVSKRAAVQAASATAQTPVHRIGRITATPGLRVLDAQGQPVAQHWRSFDHFKF from the coding sequence CTGGGCGAATTCGATCTGATTGCCAAATACTTCAAGCGACCGGTGCGCCGCGCCGCGCTGGGTGTTGGCGACGACTGCGCCCTGCTCGCCCCCGTTCCCGGCATGCAGCTGGCCATCTCTTGCGACATGCTGGTGCAGGGCCGCCACTTTTTCGCCGATGTGGATCCGCACGCCCTGGGCCACAAGGCGCTGGCCGTCAACCTGAGCGACCTGGCCGCCAGCGGTGCCGCGCCGCGCGCCTTCACCTTGGCGCTGGCCCTGCCGCAGGTCGAGGAGGCCTGGCTGCAGGGCTTTGCCCAAGGCCTGTTTGCACTGGCCGATGCCCACGGCTGCGAACTGATCGGCGGCGACACCACGCAAGGCCCGCTCAATATCTGCATCACGGTGTTCGGCGATGTCCCCGCCGGGCAGGCACTGCTGCGCAGCGGTGCACAGGCAGGCGATGACATCTACGTGAGCGGCAACCTGGGCGACGCACGGCTCGCACTGGAAGCCCTGCTCGGCTACATCACCCTGCCCGCGCAAGCATTGGCTGCCGCCCGCGAAAGGCTGGAGCGCCCCACGCCACGCGTGGCGCTGGGTACAGCATTGCGCGGCATTGCCAACAGCGCGCTGGATGTGAGCGACGGCCTGCTGGGCGATCTGTCGCACATCCTGCAGGCGAGCCAGGTGGGGGCCGAGATTCATCTGGAAGATGCTACCAAATTGATAGCATCAAGCGCTTTATGGGAAAGCGCCGTATCCGGTTTTGACCAAAATCTTCTGCAGCAATGCACCCTGGCCGGCGGCGATGACTACGAACTGTGCTTTACCGCTGCCGTGAGCAAGCGCGCTGCCGTGCAGGCCGCAAGTGCCACCGCGCAGACACCTGTCCACCGCATCGGCCGCATCACTGCCACGCCCGGCTTGCGCGTGCTGGATGCGCAAGGCCAGCCTGTCGCACAGCACTGGCGGTCGTTCGATCACTTCAAGTTCTGA
- a CDS encoding site-specific recombinase, whose protein sequence is MFGKKKQERLPALLASLNPNAPLAERNLWIIEVADWIRGEQVSVDAAVARVGLLLDAMEANPELRRKLQAWWACLLQTVDLTALLADFGFAPRTAFFNELAERLRWKLLPSTPETIDATVLFSMALHTPFDAQWLKALDAKTLERIAALLSPGFAAIETPVVVPTQIAQSDVHEGVIAGQEHYGNRLSPWQMLVLNAVTYCAGQILASGFTPELRLRMSGSAQNTQPFYTLISHVEELRKAMLHHSPKATDVLEAEVSVRSSLDECRAAVASIYGHFEDNGVSVGVVFRLRQLRMRILRVRELLDCLLSANPNTITAKLLAHLVVVGLERQSVRALISSNSSLLASKVAERSAETGEHYITRDSREYAHMVRKAAGGGFVMAFTTLIKFALHAVALSAFWGGFIAGINYAISFVLIQLLHFTVATKQPAMTAPAMAAKLKESGNTDAGIASFVDEVSYLVRSQVAAVLGNVLVVFPTVLVLALAWAYAKGTPFIDKIYAAQTLHSISLLGPSVLYAAFTGVLLFSSSIIAGWTENWFVLHHMDSAIRYNPRITGFLGKARAARWARFMRRNVSGFASNISLGFMLGLIPVTAQFFGLPIDIRHVTLASGQAAAAAASMGLQALHYPGFWLAIAALPFMGGFNILVSFYLAFRLALRAQNVSNVERSHIYKALTKRFFSRPMSFLLPLRLNKGATAEPVGGR, encoded by the coding sequence ATGTTTGGCAAAAAAAAGCAAGAGCGGCTGCCTGCCCTGCTGGCCAGCCTGAACCCCAATGCACCGCTGGCCGAGCGCAACCTGTGGATCATCGAGGTGGCCGACTGGATCCGTGGCGAGCAGGTGTCGGTGGATGCGGCCGTCGCCCGCGTGGGCCTGCTGCTGGATGCCATGGAGGCCAACCCCGAGCTGCGCCGCAAGCTGCAGGCCTGGTGGGCATGCCTGCTGCAGACGGTAGATCTGACGGCACTGCTGGCCGATTTCGGTTTTGCACCGCGCACTGCCTTCTTCAATGAGTTGGCCGAGCGGCTGCGCTGGAAGCTGCTGCCCTCGACGCCCGAGACAATCGACGCCACCGTGCTGTTCTCGATGGCGCTGCACACGCCGTTTGACGCGCAGTGGCTCAAGGCACTGGATGCCAAGACACTGGAGCGCATTGCCGCCCTGCTCTCGCCCGGCTTTGCGGCGATTGAAACGCCCGTGGTGGTGCCCACCCAGATCGCACAGAGCGATGTGCATGAAGGTGTTATCGCCGGGCAGGAGCACTACGGCAACCGGCTCTCGCCCTGGCAGATGCTGGTACTCAATGCCGTCACCTACTGCGCCGGGCAGATCCTGGCCTCCGGCTTCACACCCGAGCTGCGCCTGCGCATGAGCGGCAGCGCGCAGAACACCCAACCGTTCTACACCTTGATCAGCCATGTGGAAGAGCTGCGCAAGGCCATGCTGCACCACAGCCCCAAGGCCACCGATGTTCTGGAGGCCGAGGTGAGCGTGCGCAGCAGCCTGGACGAGTGCCGTGCCGCCGTCGCATCGATCTATGGGCATTTCGAGGACAACGGCGTGTCGGTCGGTGTCGTCTTTCGCCTGCGCCAGCTGCGCATGCGTATCCTGCGGGTGCGTGAACTGCTCGACTGCCTGCTGTCCGCCAACCCCAATACCATCACCGCCAAGCTGCTGGCCCACTTGGTCGTGGTGGGGCTGGAGCGCCAGAGCGTGCGCGCGCTGATCTCGTCCAACTCCTCACTGCTGGCCTCCAAGGTGGCCGAGCGCAGCGCCGAGACGGGCGAGCACTACATCACCCGCGACAGCCGCGAGTACGCGCACATGGTGCGCAAGGCCGCAGGCGGCGGTTTCGTGATGGCGTTCACCACGCTCATCAAGTTTGCACTGCATGCGGTGGCGCTTTCGGCCTTCTGGGGCGGCTTCATTGCAGGCATCAACTACGCGATCAGCTTCGTGCTGATCCAGCTGCTGCATTTCACTGTTGCCACCAAGCAACCGGCCATGACTGCACCCGCCATGGCGGCCAAGCTCAAGGAATCGGGCAACACCGATGCTGGCATTGCGTCGTTTGTCGATGAGGTGAGCTATCTGGTGCGCTCGCAGGTGGCTGCGGTACTGGGCAATGTGCTGGTGGTGTTCCCTACGGTGCTGGTTCTGGCCCTGGCTTGGGCCTACGCCAAAGGCACGCCGTTCATCGACAAGATCTATGCCGCGCAGACGCTGCACTCCATCAGCTTGCTGGGGCCGTCGGTGCTGTATGCCGCCTTCACTGGCGTGCTGCTGTTCTCGTCGAGCATCATTGCCGGCTGGACGGAAAACTGGTTCGTGCTGCACCATATGGATTCGGCCATCCGCTACAACCCGCGCATCACCGGCTTTCTGGGCAAGGCACGCGCCGCGCGCTGGGCCCGCTTCATGCGGCGCAATGTCTCGGGGTTTGCCTCCAACATCTCGCTGGGCTTCATGCTCGGGCTGATTCCCGTAACGGCGCAGTTCTTCGGCCTGCCCATCGACATCCGCCACGTCACCCTGGCGTCGGGCCAGGCAGCGGCTGCAGCGGCGAGCATGGGCCTGCAAGCCCTGCACTACCCCGGTTTCTGGCTGGCGATTGCCGCGTTGCCCTTCATGGGGGGCTTCAACATTCTGGTGAGCTTTTACCTCGCCTTCCGCCTGGCGCTGCGCGCGCAGAACGTCAGCAACGTCGAGCGCTCACACATCTACAAGGCGCTGACCAAGCGCTTTTTCTCACGCCCGATGAGCTTCTTGCTGCCGCTGCGGCTGAACAAGGGCGCAACGGCAGAGCCCGTTGGAGGCCGCTGA
- the apaG gene encoding Co2+/Mg2+ efflux protein ApaG, giving the protein MPKHQFDVSVTPQYMPEHSAPEAGVYQFAYTITIRNSGATAAQLIARHWIIKDASGKLQEVHGLGVVGHQPLLQPGESFQYQSQCRLATPQGSMEGTYFCITEDADTFDCPIPRFVLDATQYPEQDDDLAQGRVLH; this is encoded by the coding sequence ATGCCAAAGCACCAGTTTGATGTCTCAGTGACACCGCAATACATGCCCGAGCACTCGGCACCCGAAGCCGGGGTCTACCAGTTCGCCTATACCATCACCATCCGCAACAGCGGCGCCACCGCTGCGCAGCTGATCGCGCGCCACTGGATCATCAAGGATGCCAGCGGCAAGCTGCAGGAAGTGCATGGCCTGGGCGTAGTCGGTCACCAGCCGCTGCTGCAGCCTGGTGAATCCTTCCAGTACCAGAGCCAATGCCGCCTGGCGACGCCGCAGGGCAGCATGGAGGGCACGTATTTCTGCATCACCGAAGATGCCGACACCTTTGACTGCCCGATTCCCCGCTTTGTGCTGGATGCCACGCAGTACCCCGAGCAGGATGACGATCTGGCCCAAGGACGGGTTCTGCACTGA
- the rpe gene encoding ribulose-phosphate 3-epimerase codes for MSSPYRIAPSILSADFARLGEEVRSVLAAGADWIHFDVMDNHYVPNLTFGPMVCAALKPHAVLPNGQPAPIDVHLMVQPVDALAAAFAEAGADYISFHPDASTHVHRSIQAIKSQGCKAGLVFNPAAPLDVLDWVIEDIDLILLMSVNPGFGGQSFIDSTFRKIEAARKRIEASGKDIRLEVDGGIKESNIRKVADAGADTFVAGSAIFGKPDYKAVIDQMRTALGA; via the coding sequence ATGAGCTCCCCTTACCGAATTGCCCCCTCGATCCTGTCCGCAGACTTTGCCCGCCTGGGTGAAGAGGTGCGCTCCGTGCTGGCTGCCGGCGCCGACTGGATTCACTTTGACGTGATGGACAACCATTACGTTCCCAATCTGACATTTGGCCCCATGGTATGCGCGGCCCTGAAGCCGCACGCGGTGCTGCCCAATGGACAGCCTGCGCCCATCGATGTGCACCTGATGGTGCAGCCCGTCGATGCGCTGGCAGCCGCCTTTGCCGAGGCGGGTGCTGACTATATCAGCTTCCACCCCGACGCCTCGACCCACGTCCACCGCAGCATACAGGCCATCAAGTCACAGGGCTGTAAGGCGGGTCTGGTATTCAATCCGGCAGCGCCGCTGGATGTTCTGGACTGGGTGATCGAGGACATCGACCTGATCCTGCTGATGAGCGTGAACCCCGGTTTCGGCGGCCAGAGCTTCATCGACAGTACCTTCCGCAAGATCGAGGCGGCCCGTAAGCGCATCGAGGCGAGCGGCAAGGACATTCGCCTGGAAGTGGATGGCGGCATCAAGGAAAGCAATATCCGCAAGGTGGCGGATGCGGGCGCAGACACCTTTGTGGCCGGCAGCGCCATTTTCGGCAAACCGGACTACAAGGCGGTGATCGACCAGATGCGCACGGCCTTGGGGGCTTAA
- a CDS encoding IS481 family transposase — MGQVLHGSATTTEAIRRAIQHSQESLRALSARYGINQKTVAKWKNRPSVTDLPTGPRQPRSTVLSVEDEAAIVAFRRHTMLPLDDCLYALQPTIPHLTRSSLHRCLQRHGISRLPEVQGDKPAKKRFKSYPIGYFHVDIAEVQTVEGKLYLFVAIDRTSKFALTELHPSADKMTAAQFLRNVIAAVPYTLHTVLTDNGIQFANRSSDRYAFQHIFGRVCEEHGIEHRLTKVKHPWTNGQVERMNRTIKEATVKRFHYDDHAQLRQHLANFIDAYNFGRRLKTLKGLTPYEFICKQWTSEPERFKIDPIHQMPGLNT; from the coding sequence ATGGGCCAGGTTCTGCACGGCAGCGCCACAACGACGGAGGCGATCCGTCGAGCGATACAACATAGTCAAGAGAGCCTGAGAGCGCTTTCTGCACGCTATGGCATCAATCAGAAGACGGTGGCGAAGTGGAAGAATCGGCCTTCGGTCACCGATCTGCCGACAGGGCCCAGGCAGCCGCGCTCCACCGTTTTGTCCGTTGAGGATGAGGCAGCGATCGTCGCCTTTCGCAGGCATACCATGCTGCCGCTGGATGACTGTCTCTACGCGCTGCAGCCGACTATCCCGCATCTGACGCGCTCGTCTCTGCACCGCTGCTTGCAGCGGCACGGTATCTCGCGGCTGCCCGAGGTGCAGGGCGATAAGCCAGCCAAGAAGCGGTTCAAGAGCTACCCCATTGGCTACTTCCATGTCGACATCGCCGAAGTGCAGACAGTCGAGGGCAAGCTCTATCTCTTCGTGGCCATCGACAGGACGTCCAAGTTCGCACTCACCGAACTCCATCCCTCGGCTGACAAGATGACTGCGGCGCAGTTCTTGCGCAATGTGATCGCAGCGGTGCCGTACACCCTCCATACGGTGCTCACCGATAACGGCATTCAGTTTGCCAACCGCAGTTCAGACCGGTACGCCTTCCAGCACATCTTTGGTCGAGTCTGCGAGGAACACGGTATCGAACATCGCCTCACAAAGGTCAAGCATCCGTGGACCAATGGGCAGGTCGAGCGAATGAACCGGACCATCAAGGAAGCCACCGTCAAGCGCTTCCACTATGACGATCACGCGCAGTTGCGGCAGCACCTCGCCAACTTCATCGATGCATACAACTTCGGCCGCAGGCTCAAGACCCTCAAAGGCCTGACACCCTACGAATTCATCTGCAAACAGTGGACATCCGAACCTGAACGGTTCAAGATAGATCCGATCCATCAAATGCCGGGACTGAACACCTAG